In Mercurialis annua linkage group LG6, ddMerAnnu1.2, whole genome shotgun sequence, the following are encoded in one genomic region:
- the LOC126687068 gene encoding selenium-binding protein 1-like, translating to MGTEVVNYESNGHGGCCNNKGPGYATPLEAMSGPRESLIYVTCVYSGTGIEKPDYLSTVDIDPNSPTYSKVIHRLPVPNIGDELHHSGWNACSSCHGDPSANRRFLILPSLISGRIYVINTQKDPKAPSLHKVVEPAEIIMKTGLAYPHTSHCLGSGDIMVSCLGDRDGNAEGNGFLLLDSEFNVKGRWEKPGHTPLFGYDFWYQPRHNTMISSSWGAPSAFTKGFNPQHVSDGLYGRHLHVYSWPDGELKQTLDLGNTGLIPLEIRFLHDPSKDTGFVGCALTSNMVRFFKTPDGSWSHEVAISVEPLKVKNWILPEMPGLITDFLISLDDRFLYFVNWLHGDIRQYNIEDPKNPVLTGQLWVGGLIKKGSPVLVETEDGNTWQADVPEIQGNQLRGGPQMIQLSLDGKRLYVTNSLFSAWDRQFYPEMVEKGSHMLQIDVDTETGGLKINPNFFVDFAGEPDGPSLAHEMRYPGGDCTSDIWI from the exons atgggaACAGAGGTGGTGAATTATGAGAGCAATGGACATGGTGGCTGCTGTAATAACAAGGGACCAGGTTATGCCACCCCTCTTGAAGCCATGTCTGGTCCTAGAGAATCTCTTATCTATGTCACTTGCGTTTATTCTG GAACAGGAATTGAGAAGCCTGATTATCTATCTACGGTTGATATTGATCCGAACTCACCGACTTATTCAAAAGTCATCCATAGGCTTCCTGTGCCAAATATAGGAGATGAGTTGCATCATTCGGGTTGGAATGCGTGCAGCTCCTGCCATGGCGATCCGTCTGCAAACCGACGCTTTCTTATCCTGCCATCGTTGAT ATCTGGTCGGATCTATGTAATTAATACCCAAAAAGATCCAAAAGCTCCATCGTTGCACAAAGTTGTTGAGCCTGCAGAAATCATAATGAAAACGGGATTGGCCTATCCACACACATCTCATTGTCTTGGCTCTGGAGATATAATGGTCTCATGCTTAGGAGATCGAGACGGAAATGCAGAGGGGAACGGATTTCTTCTCCTCGACTCAGAGTTCAACGTTAAAGGAAG GTGGGAAAAGCCAGGGCATACTCCACTTTTTGGCTATGATTTCTGGTACCAACCCCGACACAACACAATGATCAGCTCATCATGGGGAGCTCCTTCAGCCTTCACTAAAGGATTTAATCCGCAGCATGTGTCTGATGGTCTGTATGGAAGGCATCTTCATGTCTATAGCTGGCCAGATGGTGAATTGAAACAGACACTGGATCTTGGCAATACAGGCCTCATACCCTTAGAG ATAAGGTTTCTGCATGATCCTTCTAAGGATACAGGATTTGTTGGCTGTGCGTTGACGAGTAATATGGTTCGATTTTTCAAGACTCCAGATGGATCATGGAGCCATGAG GTGGCAATATCAGTGGAACCATTGAAGGTCAAAAACTGGATCCTTCCTGAAATGCCTGGGCTTATAACGGATTTTCTAATCTCTCTTGATGATCGGTTTCTGTACTTTGTTAATTGGCTTCATGGTGATATTAGACAGTACAACATTGAGGACCCAAAAAATCCTGTCTTAACAGGTCAACTCTGGGTTGGGGGCTTAATCAAGAAAGGAAGCCCTGTACTGGTGGAGACAGAAGATGGCAATACTTGGCAGGCTGATGTTCCAGAGATTCAG GGTAATCAATTACGAGGAGGACCTCAGATGATCCAGCTAAGTTTAGACGGGAAGCGGCTCTACGTAACTAACTCCCTCTTCAGTGCTTGGGATCGTCAATTTTATCCAGAAATGGTGGAGAAAGGATCCCACATGTTGCAGATAGACGTCGACACTGAAACTGGCGGTCTGAAAATAAACCCCAACTTCTTCGTGGACTTTGCCGGAGAGCCTGATGGCCCTTCTCTCGCCCATGAGATGAGATATCCGGGAGGCGACTGCACTTCTGATATATGGATTTAA